One Scytonema millei VB511283 genomic window carries:
- the nifT gene encoding putative nitrogen fixation protein NifT, with protein sequence MKVMLRQNAMGHLVVYVAKKDLEEEVVNQTEGDEGKIFTLANGWELVFPNLPEPMKLPQTVEAKRLS encoded by the coding sequence ATGAAAGTCATGTTACGTCAAAATGCTATGGGACATTTGGTAGTTTACGTTGCCAAAAAAGATCTTGAGGAAGAAGTAGTAAATCAAACAGAGGGAGATGAGGGGAAGATTTTTACTTTAGCAAATGGTTGGGAATTAGTATTTCCTAACTTGCCAGAACCCATGAAATTACCGCAGACTGTAGAGGCTAAAAGGCTCTCTTGA
- a CDS encoding nitrogen fixation protein NifZ → MQSDELELDLPPAFEIGSKVKTRKLIRNDGTYPGQEIGATLAKKGEIGYIISIGTFLQNSYIYAVHFIEKGFIVGCRKKELEAVEEIK, encoded by the coding sequence ATGCAATCAGATGAATTAGAACTAGACTTGCCACCAGCTTTTGAAATTGGCTCAAAAGTAAAAACTCGCAAGCTAATCCGTAACGATGGTACGTACCCAGGGCAAGAAATTGGCGCAACACTAGCGAAAAAGGGAGAGATCGGCTACATCATCAGTATTGGTACGTTTTTGCAAAACTCTTATATCTACGCGGTACATTTTATCGAAAAGGGTTTTATTGTTGGTTGTCGCAAAAAAGAACTAGAAGCAGTTGAGGAAATCAAATGA